A genomic region of Porticoccaceae bacterium LTM1 contains the following coding sequences:
- the serB gene encoding phosphoserine phosphatase SerB codes for MKELFWLSVSGAVGSEAELNILGKISELDAELLDIRQTAIHQHFVLGALLGVSEQNNDGLNTLVAELSERFEVSCVRLATEEFGIWEKGEQCAAHVITLLGRQVDASQLSAVTQIVSRHNLAVIGLERLTGLSDPENENSQQRCCIEMTLQGFVADEPALRADLLNAAENLQVDIAFQVDGPYRRNRRLVVFDMDSTLIQHEVIDELAAAAGVGEQVAAITESAMRGELDFTESFARRMKLLKGLDVSVLEQIAHSLNLSEGCERLVTTLHKLGYKTAIVSGGFNYFARYLQSKLGFTYVFANELDVKDGKVTGEVIGQVVDGRRKAELLQELAQREGLSLQQVIAVGDGANDLPMLGIAGLGVAFRAKPIVRASARHSINALGLDGVLYLLGLRDRDIDALRRA; via the coding sequence TTGAAAGAATTATTTTGGTTGTCAGTTTCGGGTGCAGTGGGCAGTGAAGCTGAATTAAATATTTTAGGAAAAATTTCCGAGCTGGATGCAGAGCTGCTGGATATTCGCCAGACTGCTATCCATCAGCATTTTGTGCTGGGTGCATTGCTCGGGGTTTCTGAACAGAATAACGATGGTTTAAATACCCTGGTTGCAGAGCTGTCGGAGCGGTTTGAAGTCAGCTGCGTGCGACTTGCGACAGAAGAATTTGGAATCTGGGAAAAGGGTGAGCAGTGTGCCGCTCATGTTATTACCCTGCTGGGGCGCCAGGTTGATGCATCGCAATTATCTGCAGTCACTCAAATTGTCTCCAGGCACAATCTGGCCGTTATCGGGTTGGAGAGATTAACGGGTCTCAGCGACCCTGAAAATGAAAATTCGCAACAACGCTGTTGCATTGAAATGACGCTGCAGGGTTTTGTCGCCGATGAGCCTGCACTCAGGGCCGACTTGCTCAATGCTGCCGAAAATTTACAGGTTGATATTGCCTTTCAGGTAGATGGCCCCTATCGACGCAATCGTCGACTGGTAGTGTTTGATATGGACTCGACACTGATTCAACACGAGGTGATTGATGAGCTGGCTGCGGCGGCTGGTGTGGGTGAGCAGGTAGCTGCGATAACTGAGTCTGCGATGCGCGGTGAGCTGGATTTTACCGAGAGCTTTGCTCGCAGAATGAAGCTGCTGAAAGGTCTGGATGTTTCGGTGCTGGAGCAGATTGCCCATTCGCTCAATCTTTCCGAGGGTTGTGAGCGTTTGGTGACTACCCTGCACAAGCTGGGATATAAAACTGCGATTGTTTCTGGAGGCTTTAATTATTTCGCCCGGTACTTGCAGTCAAAGTTGGGGTTCACCTATGTTTTTGCCAACGAGCTTGATGTAAAGGACGGCAAGGTAACCGGAGAAGTAATCGGGCAGGTTGTGGATGGCCGCCGCAAAGCTGAATTACTGCAAGAGCTGGCCCAGCGCGAAGGATTATCCCTGCAGCAGGTGATAGCGGTTGGCGATGGTGCCAATGATTTGCCGATGCTGGGTATTGCCGGGCTGGGTGTCGCGTTTCGCGCCAAGCCTATAGTTCGGGCAAGCGCCAGGCATTCAATAAATGCACTGGGGTTGGATGGTGTGCTTTACCTGTTGGGACTACGTGATCGTGATATAGACGCTCTACGTAGAGCATAG
- a CDS encoding EAL domain-containing protein, with the protein MSASTPLNLLLIHDFVDEANKLVSLFRNASYQVSAKHITSEQELPKVLQDGAWDLIVAQLENKTVPPQTIFHTTRRLSRDLPTIFISENADSARIECLRMGASDVISVDNDQHLLLAVARTLYNLEQRRQLRYWKRRYVTAESRGQTLMDSSRHAIALVKEGTYIYANESFAQLFGYQDSDDMICLPVIDSVAEASRNQIKSLLKNMFEENSWDSQEVHFSGQRADDLPIEVTMTATQVVYEDEPALQFMIKADEQASEPVVTAGGIASTPSSGLTEIRLNKLIENVNGAIHRAAQQHKDSVLICIQLDQFERLRTESNMATTEELMHQVARIIENQITDEHFTGRFQEDTFLLLLPNTDPDSALSQCEALCKKVASEIINVESQTFAVTLSIGLSVISEAVTTFEVAIERCMQAMEKLHKESDTSGVGNGAKLYEMEFTRNANQIDNNVESLGRKLLGNDQLELLYQPIISLHGDNLPIYEVLIQVKDQEIAEELPSDFISQVFKTDAAKEIDHWIIHEAILALTEIHERDPNVRLFINISQSTFCDPEFIQWLKINLSPSGISPKSLIFQLREIDVGRYLNQGVETIELLTEMGSEVALAHFGMSINPMQLLERVSVNYVKLDRLLVEKAHDDQEGVKALESLLAKMTDRNEKVIVPFIESPAMMPTLWRMGVKFIQGHYLQPPQPSMSFDFSGDDD; encoded by the coding sequence ATGTCTGCATCTACACCTTTAAACCTGCTACTGATTCATGACTTCGTTGATGAAGCCAACAAACTGGTCAGCCTGTTCCGAAATGCAAGCTATCAGGTTTCGGCCAAGCACATCACTTCAGAGCAGGAATTGCCAAAAGTGCTGCAGGATGGCGCTTGGGACTTGATCGTTGCCCAACTTGAAAACAAAACAGTTCCTCCTCAAACCATCTTTCACACTACTCGGCGACTCAGTCGCGACCTCCCCACCATATTTATCAGCGAGAATGCAGATTCTGCCAGGATCGAGTGCCTGCGCATGGGTGCTTCAGACGTTATCAGCGTTGATAACGATCAACACCTGCTGCTTGCAGTAGCACGCACGCTCTACAACCTGGAGCAGCGTCGGCAATTGCGCTACTGGAAACGTCGCTATGTCACTGCAGAGAGCCGCGGCCAAACGCTGATGGACAGTTCTCGCCACGCCATCGCGCTGGTGAAAGAAGGTACTTACATCTACGCCAACGAGAGCTTTGCCCAACTGTTTGGCTATCAGGACAGTGACGACATGATCTGCCTGCCGGTCATCGACAGCGTTGCAGAGGCCAGTCGCAACCAGATCAAGTCGCTGCTGAAGAACATGTTCGAAGAGAACAGCTGGGACTCGCAAGAAGTACATTTTTCCGGGCAGCGGGCTGATGACCTGCCAATAGAAGTCACAATGACTGCAACTCAGGTCGTCTATGAAGACGAACCAGCCCTGCAATTTATGATCAAGGCCGATGAGCAGGCCTCAGAACCCGTTGTGACTGCTGGCGGAATAGCGTCTACCCCATCTTCCGGGCTCACCGAAATTCGCCTCAACAAGTTGATCGAAAATGTTAATGGCGCCATCCATCGCGCCGCGCAGCAGCACAAGGATTCTGTGCTGATCTGTATCCAACTTGATCAATTTGAGCGACTGCGCACCGAGAGCAACATGGCCACCACGGAAGAACTGATGCACCAGGTGGCGAGAATCATCGAAAACCAGATTACCGATGAGCACTTTACCGGACGCTTCCAGGAGGACACCTTCCTGTTGCTGCTGCCCAACACCGACCCTGATTCTGCCCTGAGTCAGTGCGAAGCGTTGTGCAAGAAGGTGGCCAGTGAAATTATCAATGTGGAATCACAGACCTTTGCTGTGACCCTCAGTATTGGCCTCAGTGTTATTTCCGAAGCGGTAACTACCTTTGAAGTGGCAATTGAGCGCTGCATGCAGGCAATGGAAAAACTGCACAAAGAGAGTGATACGAGTGGTGTTGGCAATGGAGCCAAACTTTATGAAATGGAGTTTACCCGCAACGCCAACCAGATTGATAACAATGTAGAGTCCCTTGGTCGCAAGCTACTTGGCAACGATCAGCTGGAGTTGTTGTATCAGCCTATTATCAGCCTTCACGGCGACAATCTGCCAATATATGAAGTACTGATTCAAGTAAAAGACCAGGAAATCGCCGAAGAGCTTCCCAGTGACTTTATCTCCCAGGTATTCAAGACAGATGCCGCCAAAGAGATAGACCACTGGATTATCCATGAGGCAATCCTGGCCCTTACCGAGATACATGAGCGCGATCCAAATGTGCGGCTGTTTATAAATATCAGTCAAAGCACCTTCTGCGATCCGGAATTTATTCAATGGCTGAAAATTAATCTGTCACCTTCAGGAATTTCGCCAAAGAGCCTGATATTCCAACTGCGTGAAATTGATGTTGGTCGCTATCTCAACCAGGGTGTGGAAACAATTGAACTCCTGACAGAGATGGGCAGCGAGGTTGCACTTGCCCACTTTGGCATGAGCATCAACCCGATGCAGCTCCTGGAAAGAGTGTCCGTCAATTACGTCAAGCTGGACCGACTTCTGGTTGAGAAGGCTCACGATGATCAAGAGGGTGTAAAAGCTCTCGAGTCACTGCTTGCCAAAATGACAGATCGCAATGAAAAAGTGATTGTGCCGTTCATTGAAAGCCCCGCCATGATGCCTACCCTTTGGCGCATGGGGGTTAAATTTATTCAGGGTCACTATCTGCAACCGCCGCAGCCCAGTATGTCATTTGACTTTAGTGGCGACGACGATTAA
- the epmB gene encoding EF-P beta-lysylation protein EpmB, which translates to MTLQIHTLAEPLSWQEELTQSVRDPEQLFRLLDLPDDQLDSARAACGEFPLRVPKPYLERIQKGNLNDPLLKQILPLGDELLAAPGYSTDPLAEQEANPIPGLIHKYRSRVLLIVSPNCAINCRYCFRRHFPYQDNKPNRQDWQRALDYIANHTEINEVIYSGGDPLAASDRQLAWLTRQITQIPHITRLRVHTRLPIVIPQRISDECLQWLTGSRLKPVMVLHCNHGNEIDPAVAEAAARLKSAGVTLLNQAVLLKGVNDTAEQLEALSEKLFSIGVLPYYLHLLDRVQGAQHFDVDEITARRLVGELIKRLPGYLVPKLAREEAGNPSKTPIEPLL; encoded by the coding sequence ATGACCCTTCAAATACACACCCTCGCTGAACCGCTCTCCTGGCAGGAAGAACTGACCCAAAGCGTCCGCGACCCGGAGCAGCTTTTTCGCCTGCTCGACCTTCCCGACGACCAGTTGGACTCGGCTCGCGCTGCCTGCGGAGAGTTTCCACTGCGAGTGCCAAAGCCGTATTTGGAGCGAATCCAAAAGGGTAACCTCAACGACCCTCTCCTCAAGCAGATTCTGCCTTTGGGCGATGAATTGCTGGCCGCGCCCGGCTACAGCACCGACCCACTGGCCGAACAGGAGGCCAACCCTATTCCGGGGCTTATTCACAAATACCGCAGTCGAGTGCTGCTGATTGTAAGCCCCAACTGCGCCATCAACTGCCGCTACTGCTTTCGACGTCATTTTCCCTATCAGGATAACAAGCCCAATCGGCAGGACTGGCAACGGGCCCTTGACTACATAGCCAACCACACCGAGATCAACGAAGTCATTTATTCCGGTGGCGACCCGCTCGCAGCAAGCGACAGGCAACTTGCATGGCTTACCCGGCAAATCACCCAAATTCCACACATCACCAGACTCAGGGTTCATACTCGCCTGCCGATCGTAATTCCACAGCGCATCTCCGACGAGTGCCTGCAGTGGCTGACCGGCTCCCGGCTTAAGCCGGTAATGGTTCTGCACTGTAATCATGGTAATGAAATTGACCCAGCTGTCGCCGAGGCGGCTGCCAGGCTTAAAAGTGCCGGCGTAACCCTGCTCAATCAGGCAGTCCTGCTGAAGGGAGTCAACGACACTGCCGAGCAACTTGAAGCACTGAGCGAGAAACTGTTCTCAATTGGCGTTCTTCCCTACTACCTTCACCTTCTGGATCGCGTGCAAGGAGCGCAGCACTTTGACGTCGATGAAATAACAGCACGCAGGCTGGTGGGTGAACTGATCAAGCGTCTGCCTGGCTACCTGGTTCCAAAACTGGCTCGGGAGGAAGCAGGCAACCCCTCCAAAACCCCGATTGAACCCCTGCTCTGA
- the efp gene encoding elongation factor P — protein MANYSTNEFRSGLKVMLDGDPCSIVENEFVKPGKGQAFNRVKLRNLKSGRVWERTFKSGDSLEGADVMDTDMQYLYNDGEMWHFMEPNTFEQYQADEKAVGDAVQWLKEQDICIVTLYNGSPLSVTPPNHVELEIVETDPGLRGDTAQGGNKPAKLVTGAVVKVPLFLNVGEVVRVDTRTGEYQGRAKSE, from the coding sequence ATGGCCAATTACTCAACCAACGAATTCCGCAGCGGTCTGAAAGTGATGCTGGACGGCGATCCTTGTTCCATCGTTGAGAACGAATTTGTAAAGCCGGGCAAAGGCCAGGCATTCAACCGCGTTAAACTGCGCAACCTGAAATCCGGTCGTGTGTGGGAGCGTACCTTCAAATCCGGCGACAGTCTGGAAGGTGCCGATGTAATGGATACGGATATGCAGTATCTCTACAACGACGGTGAAATGTGGCACTTCATGGAGCCAAACACCTTTGAGCAGTACCAGGCTGACGAGAAGGCTGTTGGCGATGCAGTGCAGTGGCTGAAAGAACAGGATATCTGCATTGTTACCCTCTACAACGGCTCGCCGCTGTCAGTAACCCCGCCCAACCACGTTGAGCTGGAAATTGTCGAAACCGATCCGGGCCTGCGCGGTGACACTGCCCAGGGCGGCAACAAGCCAGCCAAGTTGGTTACTGGCGCCGTTGTTAAAGTGCCTCTGTTCTTGAATGTCGGTGAAGTTGTTCGCGTTGATACCCGTACTGGTGAGTATCAAGGCCGCGCGAAGAGCGAGTAA
- a CDS encoding DUF3817 domain-containing protein gives MKKIIYQILRWTALVEGLSFVLLLAAMPLKYQFGIPEPVWYLGWTHGYLLMGFIGAILIALPILRWSLWRGLLLFFASLLPFGTLILDLWVKKWWQDEQAIESPEGEATTQNA, from the coding sequence GTGAAAAAAATTATTTATCAAATTTTACGCTGGACCGCGCTGGTGGAAGGGCTTTCTTTTGTCCTGTTGCTGGCGGCGATGCCGCTTAAATACCAGTTTGGTATACCTGAGCCGGTCTGGTATCTGGGGTGGACTCACGGCTATCTACTGATGGGTTTTATAGGCGCTATTCTTATTGCACTGCCGATTCTGCGCTGGTCGCTATGGCGTGGATTATTGCTGTTTTTTGCATCGCTGTTGCCATTCGGTACGTTGATCCTGGATCTGTGGGTCAAAAAGTGGTGGCAGGACGAGCAGGCTATTGAATCCCCCGAAGGGGAAGCCACAACACAGAATGCGTAA
- the epmA gene encoding EF-P lysine aminoacylase EpmA produces MADWQPSANIETLKKRAELFRKIRRFFDSREIYEVDVPLLGARGVTDLHIDCIEARCKGDIHYLQSSPEYFMKRLLAAGSGDIYFLGKAFRDGEAGRRHNPEFTMLEWYRVGWDEHRLMDEVVELIRFLAGDEIAITKLDYRNAFHAALGVDPHTAELPELQRLAAETAGSESFYEDRSTCLDLIFSLKVEPKLPAGLTLIYGYPQCQAALAKIESDAQGQLVARRFEAFLNGVELANGYFELTTADDQAQRFEKDREQRRESCKRDMQADEKLLAALRAGFPNCAGVALGVDRLLMQLLNTDSIESVNAFPFSRL; encoded by the coding sequence ATGGCTGACTGGCAACCCAGTGCAAACATCGAAACCCTGAAAAAGCGCGCTGAGCTTTTCAGGAAAATTCGTCGCTTTTTCGACTCGCGCGAAATTTATGAAGTCGATGTGCCGTTGCTGGGAGCGCGTGGTGTAACCGATCTCCATATCGATTGTATAGAGGCTCGCTGCAAAGGCGATATTCATTATCTGCAATCCTCGCCTGAATATTTTATGAAGCGCCTTCTTGCTGCCGGTAGTGGCGATATCTATTTCCTTGGCAAAGCGTTTCGCGACGGAGAAGCAGGGCGGCGTCACAATCCGGAATTTACCATGCTGGAGTGGTACCGGGTTGGTTGGGATGAGCACCGGCTGATGGATGAAGTGGTCGAGCTGATCAGGTTTTTGGCGGGTGATGAAATTGCGATAACCAAGTTGGATTACCGCAACGCATTTCATGCCGCTTTGGGTGTCGATCCACACACAGCAGAGCTGCCAGAGTTGCAGAGACTCGCTGCTGAAACCGCCGGAAGCGAAAGTTTTTATGAGGATCGCTCCACCTGTCTGGATTTGATTTTCAGCTTGAAAGTTGAGCCGAAGTTGCCTGCTGGTTTAACGCTGATTTATGGCTATCCGCAATGTCAGGCGGCATTGGCAAAAATCGAATCGGATGCGCAGGGGCAGCTGGTCGCTCGTCGCTTTGAAGCCTTTTTAAATGGTGTTGAGCTGGCCAATGGTTATTTTGAGTTAACTACCGCCGACGATCAGGCGCAGCGATTTGAAAAAGATCGCGAACAGCGCCGAGAGAGTTGCAAGCGCGATATGCAGGCCGATGAAAAGTTGCTGGCCGCGTTGCGTGCAGGGTTTCCCAATTGTGCCGGAGTGGCTCTGGGGGTGGATCGTCTGTTGATGCAGTTGCTCAATACGGACAGTATAGAGTCTGTTAATGCCTTTCCATTTTCCCGGTTGTAA
- a CDS encoding DMT family transporter, whose product MTQDRTGLLALYASALLLALNGLFAKLIPLDATSMTQLRSVVAALGLLGFCLLGKRHWRLGCIRQYFAVYGLGLLLGLHWITFFHAMQISTVAVGMLALFSYPVITILIEPFFARTRLQAGDLIAGCLVVLGLAVMVWEELQLAANSDMVMGCVWGVISALLFSLRNLTMKYRFHHIASDRLMLHQVIAIAFLLLLFVDVSAVKEMKLSDWSLLVTLGLITTAAAHTLLAFSLKKLPAKTVAIIGCSQPVIGAIAAWLVVSEQPGWSVVIGGAIILSVAIYETLSKTRRQISRLA is encoded by the coding sequence ATGACTCAGGATCGCACCGGTTTACTGGCACTTTATGCTTCAGCACTGCTTTTGGCGTTAAATGGCCTGTTTGCCAAATTAATTCCGTTGGACGCAACTTCCATGACGCAACTGCGCAGCGTGGTGGCTGCATTGGGATTGTTGGGGTTTTGTCTGCTGGGCAAGCGGCATTGGCGACTGGGGTGTATTCGCCAATATTTTGCCGTTTACGGACTTGGTCTGTTACTGGGATTGCACTGGATCACCTTTTTTCATGCCATGCAAATATCCACGGTAGCGGTCGGGATGTTGGCGTTGTTCAGCTACCCGGTTATTACTATTTTAATCGAACCCTTCTTTGCCCGAACCAGATTGCAGGCTGGTGATTTAATTGCCGGTTGTTTGGTGGTGCTTGGATTGGCGGTTATGGTGTGGGAGGAATTGCAGCTGGCGGCCAATAGCGACATGGTAATGGGGTGTGTATGGGGGGTGATTTCCGCGCTGTTATTTTCGCTTCGTAACCTGACCATGAAATACCGTTTTCATCACATCGCCAGTGACCGGTTAATGTTACATCAGGTGATTGCGATAGCGTTTTTATTGCTGTTGTTTGTGGATGTTTCTGCGGTCAAAGAAATGAAGTTAAGTGATTGGTCGCTGTTGGTTACACTGGGCCTGATTACAACAGCCGCCGCTCATACCTTGTTGGCATTCAGTCTCAAAAAACTACCCGCTAAAACTGTTGCTATTATTGGCTGCTCGCAACCGGTGATTGGTGCTATTGCGGCCTGGCTGGTTGTATCGGAACAGCCGGGTTGGTCGGTGGTTATAGGTGGTGCAATTATTTTGTCTGTGGCAATCTATGAAACACTCAGCAAAACTCGTCGACAAATTTCCCGGTTGGCCTAG
- a CDS encoding pseudouridine synthase, whose product MRLDRFVANTTAESRQSIRRKISEGRVSVGGEVTRQFDVEIDQFVRIELDGRVLQEKVAYYFMLNKPVGYLSATSDPQYKVVLELFEETYRSELHLAGRLDRNTSGLMLLTNDGRWSRKITEPGEKIPKTYLVKTEKPVTQEYVDLFAAGMYFPYEDVHIQPAQLEILDAHLSRLTIYEGRYHQVKRMYGRLRNKVVALHRERMGHIALDRELVAGDYRPLTAAEVASV is encoded by the coding sequence ATGAGGCTGGACCGTTTTGTTGCCAACACTACGGCTGAGAGCCGCCAATCGATACGGCGCAAGATCTCTGAAGGGCGAGTCAGTGTTGGTGGCGAGGTCACTCGTCAATTCGATGTGGAAATCGATCAATTTGTTCGAATTGAACTGGATGGCCGAGTACTTCAGGAAAAAGTCGCCTATTATTTTATGCTCAACAAGCCAGTGGGTTACTTAAGTGCCACCAGCGACCCACAGTATAAGGTCGTGCTGGAGTTATTTGAGGAAACCTACCGGAGTGAACTGCATCTTGCCGGTCGTCTGGATCGTAATACATCGGGATTGATGCTGCTCACCAATGATGGCAGGTGGTCGCGAAAAATTACCGAGCCCGGTGAAAAAATTCCCAAAACTTATTTGGTGAAAACGGAAAAGCCCGTGACTCAGGAATACGTCGACCTGTTTGCGGCCGGAATGTATTTCCCTTACGAAGATGTGCATATTCAGCCCGCACAACTTGAAATTCTTGATGCACATTTGTCGAGACTGACAATTTACGAAGGTCGCTACCACCAGGTTAAACGTATGTATGGGCGCTTGCGTAATAAAGTGGTGGCACTGCACCGCGAGCGGATGGGGCATATTGCACTTGATCGCGAACTGGTGGCTGGTGACTATCGGCCGTTGACGGCTGCCGAAGTGGCTTCAGTCTAA
- a CDS encoding DUF1456 family protein, producing MINNDTLRRLRYALKLNDAKVQATFKLAGVDIPPYHLANIMRKEDEEGFVPCPNDTLVAFLDGLIIHHRGVQQGREPQPWPKGQYLPNNEILRKIRIALKLTDEDIIAMMALAGFKVSKPELSALFRKEGHRNYKECGDQFLRNFIAGLTIRNRDEAKPKKAAPAAIHRDEQDMADKTSNKTIDPWSKSRGNKR from the coding sequence ATGATAAATAACGACACCTTGCGCAGATTGCGCTATGCACTGAAGTTGAACGATGCCAAAGTGCAAGCGACCTTTAAATTGGCTGGAGTAGATATTCCACCGTATCACTTGGCGAATATCATGCGCAAAGAGGATGAAGAGGGTTTTGTACCTTGTCCCAATGACACACTGGTGGCATTTCTCGATGGCCTGATTATTCATCATCGCGGTGTACAACAGGGTCGTGAACCTCAGCCGTGGCCGAAAGGCCAGTATTTACCTAATAATGAGATTTTGCGAAAAATTCGTATTGCACTGAAACTGACTGATGAAGATATTATCGCGATGATGGCACTGGCAGGGTTTAAGGTGTCCAAACCGGAATTGTCGGCGCTGTTTCGTAAAGAAGGGCATCGTAATTACAAAGAATGTGGCGACCAGTTTTTACGTAATTTTATTGCCGGACTGACCATTCGCAATCGCGATGAAGCCAAGCCTAAAAAGGCTGCGCCAGCTGCGATTCACAGGGATGAGCAGGATATGGCGGATAAAACCTCGAATAAAACAATTGACCCGTGGAGCAAAAGCCGAGGGAACAAACGATGA